Proteins found in one Drosophila busckii strain San Diego stock center, stock number 13000-0081.31 chromosome 2R, ASM1175060v1, whole genome shotgun sequence genomic segment:
- the LOC108594826 gene encoding uncharacterized protein LOC108594826: MESGTLPVPVLPSYAQSCIEPRKSSLCQAFFPYKTLREPDPVIILITLAVVIGSFCLLSGFILLCAVSKAWQDETSEAILLMGIGFFITSLSFVTWNLTKAQRLNQPADTLTV; encoded by the exons ATGGAGAGCGGAACTCTCCCTGTCCCGGTTTTGCCTTCCTACGCGCAATCTTG CATCGAGCCGCGTAAGTCTTCGCTTTGTCAGGCGTTCTTTCCCTACAAGACACTGAGGGAACCCGATCCGGTTATCATACTCATCACCTTGGCTGTTGTCATTGGCTCCTTCTGTCTGCTCAGCGGCTTCATACTGCTCTGTGCTGTGTCCAAGGCGTGGCAGGACGAAACCTCCGAGGCCATTCTACTTATGG GCATTGGCTTCTTCATCACTTCGCTATCCTTTGTTACCTGGAATCTGACAAAGGCTCAGCGCTTAAATCAACCAGCGGACACACTCACAGTCTAG
- the LOC108594825 gene encoding serine protease grass-like: MSRPWMALLKSIVFGFENFRCGATLITTRFVLTAAHCVVNVNVTSVRFGEHTLSTYRDCIKSRGRVICAPPVEDFEIERVFVHENFSSILGLNDIALIKLKRNAEIKLNISPSVFPRPRSYKKNPKC; this comes from the exons ATGTCCAGACCATGGATGGCCTTGCTTAAGTCAATTGTATTCGGTTTTGAAAACTTTAGATGTGGTGCTACGCTTATAACGACTC GTTTTGTGCTCACAGCTGCGCATTGTGTGGTTAATGTTAATgt TACCTCAGTTCGTTTCGGTGAGCATACATTATCGACATACCGTGACTGCATAAAGTCTAGAGGAAGAGTAATATGTGCACCTCCAGTTGAAGATTTTGAAATTGAACGCGTTTTTGTACATGAGAATTTCTCTTCAATTCTTGGCCTTAATGATATAGCGCTTATCAAACTAAAAAGGAATGCGGAAATCAAGT TAAACATTAGTCCATCTGTCTTCCCGAGACCAAGGAGCTACAAGAAAAACCCGAAATGCTGA